TGGAAATGTCTCCAATCGCGATCGTACGTTTACGCAAAACAGTAATGTTCTTGTGTAATTTATAACACGTAATTGCATCAGCTTTGCAAAAAGTAAGCGGATAGGAATTATAGGTTTATTTCCATTTCAAAATTAGCTGTTTCCATTCGGAAGATACGTATAAGAAATTATATGAGATAAATGCGTCACGATCGATTCGCAATCTTTCTCGCGATTAGTTTTCGTACGTGTCGTCCTTGCGTATCCCGTAATTGCACGAATTACGTTTGGACGTTGCACTTTCCTTTCTTATAGTCACTAAACTTTGCTCACTGTTTACGTTCGTGTGCTTCGTTTTACTTAGAAACTGATTGAATACTAATGAACAATACTTTCATATTTGTAACACAGATCGAAAATGTTTGCTCACGAATAATTAACACCGTTACGAAAATATTAAACATGCAATATAGATATTACGACTAAACAAAGAATACTGTGTTGGCACAGTATTTTAACTACTGCTACGTCTTGATTATAATTCATAAAATCATATTTACACATTTgtaatttgtaaattataaacAGTAAATTTAGGGTAGATTTCTAGATAATTTATGGGCATATTACATTACTTAAAGACGACATACACAATGCACATAATGCAATCTTAGTTCCTGTTTTCTTATGTGCAAATTACtagaagaaattaaaaagatTCCCAACATTGTGTCATTATAATTGCAATCAGTTAAATAACAGTAGAATAAAATCAATGGTTAATTAAGCTTAACACAAATGATCAAAACCCATCATTATTGTGTGCACAATTAACAtcctaataattttaaattacactAGAACCTCCATTATTCCAACTAACAGGGAAATAAAACAATttagataaataatattttctagtATTGCTCATTTGGTACTGTCAGCCATATATTATGCTATTGACAGTTCAAGGTCACTATCACTATCAAATTGTTTCATTCGGTATAATCAGTTACTTATGCTCGTATGTATGTAACTAGTATCACCATCTATACTTTGCCCAACGAAACAAGACAACGAGACTTGCGGATAAATAAACCTACATGATTGcaacaaaatttcattgaaccattatacagggagttcggccacccctgggaaaaattttaatgagggattctagaggccaaaataagacgaaaatcaagaataccaatttgttgatgggggcttcgttaaaaagttatcaacgtttaaagttccgtccattctgaatttttttctcgaaaatgcgtaagatttcgggggtatgtctattcaccaaaaattattataactgacccccgcaactgaaaataatttttccaaaacgatttgaaatttttttttttcgtcgaaaaatttcacaccttctcgaatttttttctaggaagtgggtaggatttcgagggtatatgtaatgaccaaaaataattgtaatcgacccttgcaaccgaaaataatttttttagtaagatttgaaaattttctttttcaccaaaaaatttcagtacttatccgattttttttctcgaaagtggataggattttggagatatctgtaataaccaaaaatgattgtaattgatccccgcaaccgaaaataatttttccagaatgatttgacatttttgaatttaattgttaataactttttaacgaatcctccatcaacaaattggtattcttgattttcgtcttattttagcctctagaataccccattaaaatttttcccaggggtgttcgaacaccctgtatatttaatgtCAATTTTAGTATTACAAGCCCCATTCCTAATGATTTAGTTATTATACACGTTTTAGTCTTCAAAAAAAAGTCCATAATACCTTCCACAAAAGAAACAAACAGAACTACATTACCTGAATGCATACGAATACAATAGAATTTATATATGCAACTAGCAAAAAACCATTTCACAATTCTATGTGAACCATGTCAACAAGGGAAAATATAAAACGTTAAATAATTCGTGTACAGtcaattttgtcaaaattaTAAAGATATTTACTTCAATATAAATTAGTGCTACTATAGTGCACGACACAGATAAAATATTTTGATATTCTACTAAATTACACCATAGTAAATACTAATCAAGATTACTTTATTTGTAGGAAGCAACGCGAGGACGAAATGAGAGGAACGGCCTACCACGTCGCACGATTTACGACGACGATGAAAATTCGAGCGAGCGTTTCGGCAAATGGCGGAACAACGGTGAGGCTCTCGAACCAAAATGGAGGGACGGTGACACAGTACCACTATTTCCGTTTTCTGAATTATCACGATACTCTGATGACAAAGCGGACAGCGAGGAAGAGATCAATTACAGCCATCGAGTAGCAAAATATCGTCGAAATAATGGACGAGAGGAACCTGGTTTCAGAAACGACAACAAACATGTATACAGAGAATGGGATGAGAAGAACAGAGACGATCGACCCTTGACTGGACAAAATCCAATCAACTCCAAGGAAACGAACAATAGGGAAGAAGAAACTTTAGATTTCGCAGAAAATAAAGATACGATGTCCACGAGGTATCGCGAAGCTTTTCAAATACGCTTGAACGACTACGAGCACGAACTGGACGACGAGGAGTACCTGAAACCTCGTCCAAGGAAACGGAGACCACCGCAAAATTATGAATTCGCTCTAGCCGTGAACAACACGTCCACGAACGAACGAAAACTGGAAAGCAATTCTGGACCTTGGCTTCGTACGCAAAGTACTTCGGAATCAGAACGCAGAAATCAATTCGGACAGAATGCCGTGGAGCTGAAGTCCCTCTTGAAGATGCAGCAAGAGGAAGGCCTGAGTCTGTCGGAGCTGCTGCAGCGGAGAAACCTGACTCTCGACGATCTCCTGAAAGGTAAAGCAGACGCGATCAATGCGTTGAAATCGAAAGACATCGAGGCCGAGGATTACATCGAGGAAGCGTCTAGAATGATGTACAATTCCCTCATGAAAGCATCCACCACGAATAAACCACAATGGACGACCGTTACGGAAGCCACGGGACTGAAGAACGTTCTAAAACACGACGATCCGATGATTTCAATCATGGACACGGTGGATCTTCTCTGGCGTAAGAATCTCACGAATTCCTCGGGGTCTTCTTCGAACGCAACCACTGGAAAATCGATCCTCGCCACTCTTAATCCGCGGCCGGTCGGAGTTACGCCTCTCGCGAACCTACCAGTAGCGATTACGACATCGATGCCGGTTGCAACGAATTCCATGCAGTTCTTGCAAAGCAACGGTACTGCGAAATTATGGAACGGTGACGAAATCAAGCCGGATAGCTTGGACGAAGACGAGATCATGGAATTCTCGGATTTCACCGATTACAAGAACGGACGAAACAGCATGTCTCCGGTCTGGCTGATGTCAAAAGACGGGGAAAGAAACGAGGAGACTCTGGATGGTTTGAGGAGCAACAACGACGGAGGCTCGACGTTGAGTATCCAGCAGATCTTGAACCCAACGGAAAGTACCAAGTCGATGAAAAATTTATCCGCGTCTGAGAACAACGAAAGCGTCTATGCGACCGAGATGATCGTGCAAGAAGATCGACGCAACGTCGAGCACAACGAACGAGATTACACTACGTTCTCAGAGCAGGAATACCAAGAAGATGCACCGTTGATGTACCATGACCTAGAACAGAATACGCAAATTAGCACTCCCGCTGACGAAGAGGGTAAAATAGAGTCTGCGCTGGACGCGGTGTCTTACGGTGACATTACAGAGGTTCAACGAATGTTCACGAACAACGTTGATTACTCTCTCAAAAATCATCAAACCGCGAACACCACCGAGAAGCAGAGTTACGACGACGTGGTTTCGGAAATAGAACCGGAAGCGCGGGCCGAGATCTTTGAATTGTTCGCGTCCGGATCCGCGGGTAAGAGATTAGAGCGTCTTCTAAAATCGAGGAACATGAGCTTGGAGGAACTGATCGCTTTGCGACAGCGAGGCTCCAGCAGAGTTCATTTGGCCGAGGTATCGCGACTCAAAGCACAGAAATCAACCAGCGAGAACAAGCCGGAGAGTGAGAATAACTCGGGAGTGACCACTGTGTCGCCGCCCGAGGGACGTTCTTATCAATTTGGAGAAAGAAACCCGACGAATTTGCCACCGCTGTCGTTTGAAAACGCGACCAACAGCGATCTTGCTCGTCCCGAGGAGAATACTACCAGACGATTGCTACCGAATTTCGATTTGGGAATCAACAACGAAGACCTCGATAGCCAGAAACGAAACATCGAAGAGCGTCATCGCACAGTGCAGATCGTTGATCTGTTAACGACCTTCGATTCTCTTCCATTCGCGAAAAACTTTCAGCGAGACTTCGCGGGCGAGTACGACGACTTGGCCAAGAAGTCGTCCGAGCAGAGCACCGATCTCGGTGTAGTGCTTATAAATGACGGAGAAACGATACGTACAAATGATACCGCGAACGTCATTCAGTCCGATTACGTGAAAGGGATAGTCAAACAGGAATCGAATTCTATAAATATTCAGACGGTATTCAGAGAAACGAGCGTCCTTAACGAGGACGAAGACAACGAAAAGGGAAAATCCCTTTCGAAAGTGAAACCCAGCATAATAGCGAGTGGCGCGATCCTTGGCGTGACAATCGTGGTTTTCTTGGCAATATTCATCGTGTGCAGGATTCGGCAGAAGCAGAAATACAGATACAGAAACACCTTTTCCAGAGCAGTGTTTCAAGCTCCTGTATTAGCAGCCAGGAAACTGTCGAATTCGAGCAGTCTAAGCACCGTGATGGTCAACGTGATCGCTACGTCAACGACGAAGAGACCGGAAAGAAAGGACATGCAGGAACCTGCGGGAGAGATGAACTGTAAAAGTGATATCGATAACGATTCTCTGGATGCTAACGATAGCTGGGAAACTATACCTGATTATATGAAATAACGGCAATCAGATCTGACCGCAATATTTCTGTTCAGACCTTAATAAACAACAGTATTTTCTTGTCTACGTTAGATTAAACcgtacatatacatacatattgaaGGCTGATCATGTACCTTGACTTTAGCAATGATACAAAGCTGAAGACATTAGACACCTTAATAGACCGACCACTGAATCACCGACTGCAAATGTTTCTATTAGTCTGTAGACTGATTTCGCAAACACGGACTTTTGTACATACAATTGTATAGAGTATTTGATCAATTTTAACAGAtaaaatttaatgtaatttagaattttagaaTTAGTATAATTGTCTTGTATAAGATCATTTTTCAGAACTCCTCTCAATGTCAGAAAGAAGCATACATGTTACTACTCTGATGTAAACGTACTCTTTCAAATTTACGTGCATAGAATAaagtatatttatttactttgctTGTGCTGAAATTGATTTTCTAACGCGTGTGACCAAATATacataaaaaaataagaaaattttaCAACAAATGCACGTACCTCTGTGCAAAGTTGCAATGTAAATCAATCGGCGTGCCACGCATGGCGTTTCCGACTGATGAAACAAATGATCATCGATGTGCGTGGCACGTCATTCCAGCGCAAGAAATCGAAAACTGAATATCGTATTGTTTTCTTACTACTCACCAGTATCGTTCGTATGTAAAAACATCCCTGAGTAAAGCGGACACTGCATTATTGCTATTTTGAAATACCTTGGTGAAATAAGAATACTGTCTTGCAATATTTCTGCACTGTTTTAATGCAGCCTCTGTAAAAAAGGAAAGGGAATCGTGAAATTTTATTACTATTTTTTAATTCCTTGCGTCAAATTTTTCAAACCACAGACTTCAATTTTTACGATCGTTGAATATTtgactaatttttaaaattaatatatacctAAAGTAGGGCTGCCTTTCAGTTCAATCATATCAGCAGCAGTCATATACAACACAGTGGTATAACTGGTAGGAAGAATATCCAAATATGGTTTCCATTTTGAATTTTCTTTATGTCTTTCGATAAGGAGTGCAATTGCCAATGCTACTTGCGGCATATGCTGTATCAATGGATCATTTTGGAGAACAGTTAATTCTGGTGCTGCATTATGTATACTGAAAATAAGTCCCCTTGGTATCCTTAACATCAGCTCGTTCTTTAGAAAGTTACGTTCTGCTTTTAAGCCTAAATCGTATCCTGAAAACTCGGCTACGCTTGCCCCATCTATATTTGCACCGTTCTCTTTAAGCCAATTCATAAATTGTCCAATCCCCTGGGACCGCTTCGACGATTCTGTCTTCATTTCCTCCAATCGTTTAACCTTCTCCAAAACTGATGATATCTCTTTGTAGTTGTTCCATAGTTGCGTCACGTATGCTGAATTACTGCTAACTGactcaaaaaatgcaaaattattatttttcatgtACGCTTTAACAAAAGCATCACAGTTAGGGGCATTATGAAAAAAGCAAGTGAatcaaaaatttttcaaactgtTAAAAATAACGGTTAAATAGACATGGACATGTACtatatattttaaacgatttagaacatttaaaattattctaaCTGTAAAAACAAAATcacattaattattttttaacgactaCGGTAAAATATCTAATTGCATTTAATTAAATACTTTACAATCGCTTTGAACTGGCGTGGTCCAAGTAGAACGGTACAAGTATATATAGTAAATGTGCCATgtgcaaaaatattttctggAAAAGTGTACTCACGATGAAATAATTTCTCGCACAACGCATTTATCTCGTTCCTTTTTGCTAAGGATAACTGCCTCTGATGCGGAACGTGTTGTTTACTTTTAGACGATCCGTGAGATTTTCTTCTGCCCATGTTTGTACTATCTTACAGCACTTTCGTGACTTCTCCTCGCATTTAGATGCATTATAATGTGTGACGTGCGCCTACAACTGGCAAGAATAAACACTCCGCCGAAACAAAAATAGAACCTTCGATGCTTCGTGCCTTCTGAAACTCTaccgacataacctcgaaatggcAGAATGGAGCTAGCTTCCTTTCCTGCGTATCGTACTACGGACTCCACTGCACTTTATTGATTTTCAATCTCCACCAGAGGTCACCTACTTTTGCAATTACGCTAAACTTCTtcttaaaatcattttttttttactattctTTCATTTCCTTCATCTGAAATGAGCACATTGATCACACTTTGTTGAACAAATTTGCTATGTACATAacattaaaatcaattttatcgTTCCATCATATActaagaaataattttattttatgattGCACACATGTCGATATTTGCGCAACACGGACACACTCTCAAAATACATACAAGTATATGTGTGTTGCGTgtgcatatgtatatatatgtatatatatatatatatataaaaatttaattattttccatctttttcatatttctttaaaattactTACTAAATgtgcattaaaaataaaaatatacaaaacaTGAATGAAACGAATTTTTCTTTTGTATAAGATCTATATTGTACAAAGTAAGAAACAAatgattaatatatttaataaattttttaagaatAAATTTATATTGCCTTTTATTCTATTTATAAAGTTGCATTAAAGGGGATCTAAAAAGAATGGGTCAATCatcaaataattatttacataAAGTAAAAATTTAGTATTCTATTTCACATGTATGTCCTTATATAAATATAGGAATACATGATTATAATATACATaataaaaagtttttaattagAATGTTTTTACCTTCGACATAACAAATACATTAAATTGTGTGATTGAAATTGTTAAGAACTAGAGTGCTCTCGTTTGGAATCGTTCATACAtctaaaaaagaagaaaaaaaaaaagaaaacgaaaaatgaaatgaattaaaaatttgtaaaatgtgATTGTAAACTAAACAGCAAAAGGAACAACGTAAAAATTTGGAGAATTATTaagaaatcattttttttttaaattttctattaGTTATTCAACATTTATTACTTTGATATAAAAGTATTTGTAATACTTATATCAAGGCTAAAAGCCATGAAAATGTAATATTTATCcttaaatttaattcaataGTATTCACAGCTCGTACTtaacataaaaaatattttcatttctgtGTTTAACCTGTTAACTAGGAGAGTATATCTATAGATCCCCCTTAATGTTTATAAATTATACAGTTTGTGTACaactaaaaattatataataaaacAATTAGCTGAATTTTCACGCTGCAAAGCAAGGTAACTAATAGTATAACATTCTTACAAAGAACGAATTTAAGAGTGGGCAAAAAGTACAGCGTATATAAATATAACAAATA
The window above is part of the Colletes latitarsis isolate SP2378_abdomen chromosome 2, iyColLati1, whole genome shotgun sequence genome. Proteins encoded here:
- the Setd3 gene encoding SET domain containing 3 — its product is MGRRKSHGSSKSKQHVPHQRQLSLAKRNEINALCEKLFHLSSNSAYVTQLWNNYKEISSVLEKVKRLEEMKTESSKRSQGIGQFMNWLKENGANIDGASVAEFSGYDLGLKAERNFLKNELMLRIPRGLIFSIHNAAPELTVLQNDPLIQHMPQVALAIALLIERHKENSKWKPYLDILPTSYTTVLYMTAADMIELKGSPTLEAALKQCRNIARQYSYFTKVFQNSNNAVSALLRDVFTYERYCWAVSTIMTRQNLIPSEDGSRMIYALIPMWDMCNHENGRILTDFNETSDSCECYALRDFKKGEQIFISYGPRTNSDFFVHSGFVYMDNKEDGFKLRLGISKADSLQKERIELLNRLDLPSVSEFLLKPGTEPISDLLLAFLRVFSMRKPELTHWLKSDRVNDLKHMDCALDTVVDENIRKFLLTRLQLLIANYPTTLKEDLQLLETSLPQIKKLAIQLRVTEKRILLSALEYVEQWIKA
- the LOC143351716 gene encoding uncharacterized protein LOC143351716 — protein: MWRTLCLLSLMLFTFDFPRDRFARAKSIRASAEPRARDEIQSHREATRGRNERNGLPRRTIYDDDENSSERFGKWRNNGEALEPKWRDGDTVPLFPFSELSRYSDDKADSEEEINYSHRVAKYRRNNGREEPGFRNDNKHVYREWDEKNRDDRPLTGQNPINSKETNNREEETLDFAENKDTMSTRYREAFQIRLNDYEHELDDEEYLKPRPRKRRPPQNYEFALAVNNTSTNERKLESNSGPWLRTQSTSESERRNQFGQNAVELKSLLKMQQEEGLSLSELLQRRNLTLDDLLKGKADAINALKSKDIEAEDYIEEASRMMYNSLMKASTTNKPQWTTVTEATGLKNVLKHDDPMISIMDTVDLLWRKNLTNSSGSSSNATTGKSILATLNPRPVGVTPLANLPVAITTSMPVATNSMQFLQSNGTAKLWNGDEIKPDSLDEDEIMEFSDFTDYKNGRNSMSPVWLMSKDGERNEETLDGLRSNNDGGSTLSIQQILNPTESTKSMKNLSASENNESVYATEMIVQEDRRNVEHNERDYTTFSEQEYQEDAPLMYHDLEQNTQISTPADEEGKIESALDAVSYGDITEVQRMFTNNVDYSLKNHQTANTTEKQSYDDVVSEIEPEARAEIFELFASGSAGKRLERLLKSRNMSLEELIALRQRGSSRVHLAEVSRLKAQKSTSENKPESENNSGVTTVSPPEGRSYQFGERNPTNLPPLSFENATNSDLARPEENTTRRLLPNFDLGINNEDLDSQKRNIEERHRTVQIVDLLTTFDSLPFAKNFQRDFAGEYDDLAKKSSEQSTDLGVVLINDGETIRTNDTANVIQSDYVKGIVKQESNSINIQTVFRETSVLNEDEDNEKGKSLSKVKPSIIASGAILGVTIVVFLAIFIVCRIRQKQKYRYRNTFSRAVFQAPVLAARKLSNSSSLSTVMVNVIATSTTKRPERKDMQEPAGEMNCKSDIDNDSLDANDSWETIPDYMK